A stretch of Myxococcus guangdongensis DNA encodes these proteins:
- a CDS encoding FdhF/YdeP family oxidoreductase has translation MAETQRDDEETGSEQGAALARPLPPVQPPDEPRPPLVSLPPTVAGGMAAIVSSMKHAWGEMGPVRGTFLLHKVNQKDGFDCPGCAWPDPGHRSVAEFCENGAKAVAEEGTKERVTPDFFRQWSVAALCEQSDHWLGKRGRLTQPMVLREDATHYTPISWDEAFALVAEELNALDSPDAACFYTSGRTSNEAAFLYQLFVRQFGTNNLPDCSNMCHESSGTGLGETIGIGKGTVTLEDFEQAQAVFVIGQNPGTNHPRMLSTLQAAARRGCEIVSINPLPEAGLNRFRHPQEVFQLMGPGTALNSQFLQVRINGDVALLQGLGKALLEMEAERPGTVVARGFIEDKTLGFDAYARNVSAVSWDDVVSRSGVPRAQIQTAAELLARSERIIFCWAMGLTQHRNAVANIQEIVNLALVRGSIGKPGAGLCPVRGHSNVQGDRTMGIWERPKPEFLDALARELDFEPPRHHGKDVVDTLHGMHEGQVRVFFALGGNFLSATPDTEFTARALRRTRLTVHVSTKLNRAHLVHGRRALILPCLGRTERDVQAGGPQFVTVENSMGVVHATRGAVAPASEHLLSEPMIVARLATAVLGSRSKVPWMSLVEDYSRVRDLIARVIPGFGDFNRRVQEPGGFYLPNGPREGRFTTASGKAHFTVHTMPGEDLEPGQLMMMTLRTHDQFNTTVYGLDDRYRGIKGGRRVVMMHPKDIQERGLVEGQVVDLTSHFRGETRVARRFLVVPYNIPRRCAATYFPETNVLVPVDSFAEKSRTPASKSVVITVAPSVEAPSLVEGSTS, from the coding sequence ATGGCCGAGACACAGCGGGACGATGAGGAGACGGGGAGCGAGCAGGGCGCGGCATTGGCCCGGCCCCTGCCACCCGTCCAACCGCCCGACGAGCCGAGGCCTCCCTTGGTCAGTCTCCCTCCCACCGTCGCGGGTGGCATGGCCGCCATCGTCTCCTCGATGAAGCACGCGTGGGGCGAGATGGGCCCGGTGCGCGGCACGTTCCTCCTGCACAAGGTGAATCAGAAGGACGGCTTCGACTGTCCGGGTTGCGCGTGGCCGGACCCAGGGCATCGCTCGGTGGCGGAGTTCTGCGAGAACGGCGCGAAGGCGGTGGCGGAGGAGGGCACGAAGGAGCGCGTGACGCCCGACTTCTTCCGGCAGTGGAGCGTCGCGGCGCTGTGCGAGCAGTCGGACCACTGGCTGGGCAAGCGGGGGCGACTGACGCAGCCGATGGTGCTGCGCGAGGACGCCACGCACTACACGCCCATCTCCTGGGACGAGGCCTTCGCGCTCGTGGCCGAGGAGCTCAACGCGCTGGACTCACCCGACGCGGCCTGCTTCTACACCTCAGGGCGCACGAGCAACGAAGCGGCGTTCCTGTACCAGTTGTTCGTGCGGCAGTTCGGGACGAACAACCTGCCGGACTGTTCGAACATGTGCCACGAGTCCAGCGGCACGGGGCTCGGCGAGACGATTGGCATCGGCAAGGGCACCGTCACGCTGGAGGACTTCGAGCAGGCGCAGGCTGTCTTCGTCATCGGCCAGAACCCCGGCACCAACCACCCGCGCATGCTCTCCACGCTCCAGGCCGCCGCGCGCCGGGGCTGCGAAATCGTCAGCATCAACCCGCTGCCCGAGGCGGGGCTCAATCGCTTCCGGCATCCGCAGGAGGTGTTCCAGTTGATGGGCCCGGGAACGGCGCTCAACAGCCAGTTCCTCCAGGTGCGCATCAACGGAGACGTGGCGCTGCTGCAGGGGCTGGGCAAGGCGCTGCTGGAGATGGAGGCCGAGCGGCCCGGCACGGTGGTGGCGCGCGGGTTCATCGAGGACAAGACGCTCGGGTTCGACGCGTATGCGCGCAACGTGAGCGCGGTGAGCTGGGACGACGTGGTGTCGCGCAGCGGGGTGCCGCGCGCGCAGATCCAGACGGCCGCGGAGCTGCTGGCCCGCTCCGAGCGCATCATCTTCTGCTGGGCCATGGGGCTGACGCAGCACCGCAACGCGGTGGCCAACATCCAGGAGATCGTCAACCTGGCGCTCGTGCGCGGCAGCATCGGCAAGCCGGGCGCGGGCCTGTGTCCGGTGCGCGGGCACAGCAACGTGCAGGGCGACCGCACCATGGGCATCTGGGAGCGGCCGAAGCCCGAGTTCCTGGACGCGCTCGCGCGGGAGCTCGACTTCGAGCCGCCCCGGCACCATGGCAAGGACGTGGTGGACACGCTCCACGGCATGCACGAGGGACAGGTCCGGGTGTTCTTCGCGCTCGGGGGCAACTTCCTGTCGGCCACCCCGGACACGGAGTTCACCGCGCGGGCCCTGCGGCGCACGCGGCTCACGGTGCATGTGTCCACCAAGCTCAACCGCGCGCATCTGGTCCACGGACGACGGGCCCTCATCCTCCCGTGCCTGGGGCGGACGGAGCGGGACGTACAGGCGGGTGGACCTCAGTTCGTGACGGTGGAGAACTCGATGGGCGTGGTGCACGCCACGCGCGGCGCGGTGGCTCCGGCCTCCGAGCACCTGCTCAGCGAGCCGATGATCGTCGCGCGACTGGCCACGGCCGTGCTGGGCTCGCGCTCGAAGGTGCCGTGGATGTCACTGGTGGAGGACTACTCGCGGGTGAGGGACTTGATTGCCCGGGTCATCCCGGGCTTCGGCGACTTCAATCGGCGCGTGCAGGAGCCGGGTGGATTCTATCTGCCGAACGGACCTCGGGAGGGCCGCTTCACCACGGCGAGTGGGAAGGCGCACTTCACGGTGCACACCATGCCGGGCGAGGACCTGGAGCCCGGGCAGTTGATGATGATGACGCTGCGCACGCATGACCAGTTCAACACCACGGTGTATGGGCTGGATGATCGCTACCGTGGCATCAAGGGTGGGCGGCGCGTGGTGATGATGCATCCCAAGGACATCCAGGAGCGCGGGCTCGTCGAGGGACAGGTGGTGGACCTGACCAGCCACTTCCGGGGAGAGACGCGCGTGGCGCGGCGGTTCCTGGTGGTGCCGTACAACATCCCCCGGCGGTGCGCGGCGACGTACTTCCCGGAGACGAACGTGCTGGTGCCGGTGGACAGCTTCGCGGAGAAGAGCCGCACGCCGGCCTCGAAGTCCGTGGTCATCACCGTGGCGCCGTCGGTCGAGGCGCCTTCCCTCGTCGAGGGTTCGACTTCATGA
- a CDS encoding MBL fold metallo-hydrolase RNA specificity domain-containing protein: MASLHFLGAAGTVTGSKFLLEHDGQQVLVDCGLFQGQKELRQRNWQPLPLPARELDAIVLTHAHIDHTGGLPRVIREGYDGPIYTTPGTRDLTALLLPDSAYLHEEEARYANKEGYSKHHPALPLYTVPDAERAVGMIETFGYERPKEILPGITLTFYRAGHILGSAVCVFDLKSTRQRVVFSGDLGRYQAPILRDPQSVDSATTLVVESTYGDRQHREQKPMEALCDAVKGAFDRGGVVVIPAFAVGRTQELLFHLRNLEEAKRIPVVDVFVDSPMACDATPVYLAHPEEHDLVMRSLVERGASPLATQRTRFVTSAQESKRLNMHEGPAIIISASGMATGGRVLHHLKHRLPDPRNTVLFVGYQSVGSRGRKLLDGEKECRIHGQVVPVGAEIRTVSGFSAHADWTETMRWMEGFDSPPRQTLLVHGEPDALEALRQRVQSKGWKAYVPGYMEKVELELAA; this comes from the coding sequence ATGGCTTCCCTCCATTTCCTCGGCGCCGCCGGAACCGTGACGGGTTCCAAGTTCCTCCTTGAGCATGACGGGCAGCAGGTGCTCGTGGACTGTGGGCTCTTCCAGGGACAGAAGGAGCTGCGGCAGCGCAACTGGCAACCGCTCCCGCTCCCGGCGCGAGAGCTGGACGCCATCGTGCTCACGCACGCGCATATCGACCACACGGGAGGACTCCCCCGCGTGATTCGCGAGGGCTACGACGGCCCCATCTACACCACGCCCGGCACCCGGGATTTGACGGCCCTGCTGCTGCCGGACTCGGCGTACCTGCACGAGGAGGAGGCGCGCTACGCGAACAAGGAGGGCTACTCCAAGCACCACCCCGCCCTGCCCCTCTACACGGTGCCGGACGCCGAGCGCGCGGTGGGGATGATCGAGACCTTCGGCTACGAGCGGCCGAAGGAGATCCTCCCCGGCATCACGCTGACGTTCTATCGGGCGGGCCACATCCTCGGCTCGGCGGTCTGCGTGTTCGACTTGAAGAGCACGCGTCAGCGCGTGGTCTTCAGCGGTGACCTGGGCCGCTATCAGGCGCCCATCTTGAGGGATCCGCAGAGCGTGGACTCGGCGACGACGCTGGTGGTCGAGAGCACGTACGGAGACAGGCAGCACCGCGAGCAGAAGCCGATGGAGGCGCTGTGTGACGCGGTGAAGGGCGCATTCGACCGAGGGGGCGTGGTGGTGATTCCCGCGTTCGCGGTGGGGCGCACGCAGGAGCTGCTCTTCCACCTGCGCAACCTGGAGGAGGCGAAGCGAATCCCGGTGGTGGATGTGTTCGTGGACTCACCGATGGCGTGTGACGCGACGCCCGTGTACCTGGCGCATCCGGAGGAGCACGACCTGGTGATGAGGTCGTTGGTGGAGCGCGGGGCATCGCCGCTGGCGACGCAGCGGACGCGCTTCGTCACGTCGGCGCAGGAGAGCAAGCGGCTGAACATGCACGAGGGGCCGGCCATCATCATCTCCGCCTCCGGCATGGCGACGGGAGGCCGCGTGCTGCACCACCTGAAGCACCGGTTGCCGGACCCGCGCAACACGGTGTTGTTCGTGGGCTACCAGTCCGTGGGCTCGCGTGGGCGCAAGCTGCTGGATGGGGAGAAGGAGTGCCGCATCCACGGGCAGGTGGTGCCGGTGGGCGCGGAGATCCGGACGGTGAGCGGGTTCTCCGCGCACGCGGACTGGACGGAGACGATGCGCTGGATGGAGGGCTTCGACTCTCCGCCGCGCCAGACGCTGCTGGTGCACGGCGAGCCGGACGCGCTGGAGGCGCTCCGGCAGCGAGTACAGTCGAAGGGCTGGAAGGCGTACGTGCCCGGCTACATGGAGAAGGTGGAGCTGGAGCTCGCGGCCTGA
- a CDS encoding sigma 54-interacting transcriptional regulator encodes MSTSERPPGADRTPSKGEDAQQTRPTGTGRPGFTGAVRRFRVTLLEGPQPGVYKDSNADTFSLGSHGLNDFVIDEPTVSRFHCELRIDRDGARVRDIDSLNGTVLDGVHVREAFLRGGSVLRLGRVSLRFDFSAESNRLLLSERTAFGELVGTSIVSRASFALMERASASDATVLLEGETGTGKSRAALAIHRAGSRAAGPFLTVDCGAIPGNLLESELFGHEKGSFTGALQRRIGAFEEADGGTIFLDEVGELPPELQPKLLRVLEQREIRRLGANTYQPVNVRVIAATHRDLRAEVNASRFRPDLFFRLAVVRILIPSLRERPEDIPAIAERILAGFGAAPEQVAALNTPEFINQLQHAAWPGNVRELRNHLERCLVFQDALPPATETVGAQGVLGSLVDPKQPYADARRRALENFEREYLDALMQLHGGKVSQAATAAEMDRVYLYRLLRKRGLRT; translated from the coding sequence ATGAGTACCTCCGAGCGTCCCCCCGGGGCAGACCGCACACCCTCCAAGGGCGAGGACGCCCAGCAGACCCGTCCCACGGGGACCGGACGCCCCGGCTTCACGGGCGCCGTGCGCCGCTTCCGAGTCACGCTCCTCGAAGGCCCTCAGCCCGGCGTGTACAAGGACTCCAACGCGGACACCTTCTCCCTCGGCTCCCACGGACTCAACGACTTCGTCATCGACGAGCCCACCGTCTCGCGCTTCCACTGTGAGCTCCGCATCGACCGCGATGGCGCCCGGGTGCGGGACATCGACAGCCTCAACGGGACGGTGCTCGACGGCGTCCACGTGCGCGAGGCCTTCTTGCGCGGGGGCAGCGTGCTGCGCCTGGGCCGCGTCAGCCTGCGCTTCGACTTCAGCGCGGAGAGCAACCGGCTGCTGCTCTCCGAGCGCACCGCCTTCGGTGAGTTGGTGGGCACGTCCATCGTCTCGCGCGCCAGCTTCGCGCTCATGGAGCGCGCCTCGGCCAGTGATGCCACCGTGCTCCTGGAGGGGGAGACGGGCACCGGCAAGAGCCGCGCCGCATTGGCCATCCACCGTGCGGGCTCGCGTGCAGCCGGTCCCTTCCTCACGGTCGACTGCGGCGCCATCCCCGGCAACCTGCTGGAGAGCGAGCTGTTCGGTCACGAGAAGGGCTCCTTCACCGGAGCGCTCCAGCGGCGCATCGGCGCCTTCGAGGAGGCCGACGGCGGCACCATCTTCCTCGACGAGGTGGGCGAGCTGCCCCCGGAGCTCCAACCCAAGCTCCTGCGCGTGCTGGAGCAGCGCGAGATTCGGCGACTGGGCGCGAACACGTACCAGCCCGTCAATGTGCGGGTCATCGCCGCGACGCACCGGGATTTGCGCGCGGAGGTGAACGCGAGCCGCTTCCGTCCGGACCTCTTCTTCCGCCTCGCCGTGGTGCGCATCCTCATCCCCTCGCTGCGAGAGCGCCCCGAGGACATCCCGGCCATCGCCGAGCGCATCCTCGCGGGCTTCGGCGCCGCGCCCGAGCAGGTCGCCGCGCTCAACACGCCCGAGTTCATCAACCAGCTCCAACACGCCGCGTGGCCCGGCAACGTGCGCGAGCTGCGCAACCACCTGGAGCGCTGCCTCGTGTTCCAGGACGCACTGCCGCCCGCGACGGAGACCGTGGGGGCCCAGGGGGTCCTGGGGAGCCTGGTGGACCCAAAGCAGCCGTACGCGGATGCACGTCGCAGGGCGCTGGAGAACTTCGAGCGCGAGTACCTGGACGCGCTGATGCAGCTTCACGGCGGCAAGGTGTCCCAGGCCGCCACCGCGGCGGAGATGGACCGCGTGTACCTCTACCGGCTGCTGCGCAAGCGCGGGCTGCGGACGTAG
- a CDS encoding serine/threonine-protein kinase, with the protein MSEWDKREGNAQVALYGDELAPGALVGSWMVEHRVHSGITASLYRAIHLDTRAPAAVKVVRAHLNHVSEVLLRFKQEADTLQALDHPHIVRVLEYGELRDGRPWLAMEWLEGMSLDRWLSQRGPFSLAEAHTVMEELGSALVAAHGQGILHRDLKAQNVMFLPRTEGFTVKLVDFGIAKVAPLSGGTALTTAGAVLGTPVAMAPEQILGQPVDVRTDLYALGVLLYQLLVGRPPFAGESAVEVEEQHLHAPPPRLSEHVRVPAAVEAVVSRCLAKKPEERWPEVTSFLTALRAALTSSSESNTWASALYLDLRFAASDVDPTDEALDARDAALDAGRELLESEGWTLALEGGNALLAWRALSEEASARASEQRGYRELAERLLARVLALAGAELETRVYLHAEPGTLSTDARGARQLAGSPMARLEGWTTGGAPGQVTEHAAR; encoded by the coding sequence ATGAGTGAGTGGGACAAGCGCGAGGGCAACGCCCAGGTCGCCCTGTATGGCGATGAGCTGGCGCCCGGAGCCCTCGTCGGCTCGTGGATGGTGGAGCATCGGGTCCACTCCGGCATCACCGCGTCGCTCTATCGCGCCATCCACCTGGACACCCGGGCTCCCGCCGCCGTGAAGGTCGTGCGGGCCCACCTCAACCACGTCAGTGAGGTCCTCCTGCGCTTCAAGCAGGAGGCGGACACGCTCCAGGCGCTCGACCATCCTCACATCGTCCGCGTGCTGGAGTACGGGGAGCTGCGCGATGGAAGACCCTGGCTCGCCATGGAGTGGCTGGAGGGCATGAGCCTGGACCGGTGGCTCTCCCAGCGAGGCCCCTTCTCGCTCGCCGAGGCCCACACGGTGATGGAGGAACTGGGGAGCGCGCTCGTGGCGGCACACGGGCAGGGAATCCTGCACCGCGACTTGAAGGCCCAGAACGTCATGTTCCTGCCGCGTACCGAGGGCTTCACGGTGAAGCTGGTGGACTTCGGCATCGCCAAGGTGGCGCCCCTCTCGGGTGGCACGGCACTGACCACCGCGGGCGCGGTGCTCGGCACACCGGTGGCCATGGCGCCGGAGCAGATTCTCGGCCAACCCGTGGACGTGCGCACGGACCTGTACGCGCTGGGTGTGCTGCTCTACCAGCTGCTCGTGGGGCGCCCCCCGTTCGCCGGCGAGAGCGCGGTGGAGGTCGAGGAGCAACACCTGCACGCGCCGCCGCCCCGCTTGAGTGAGCACGTCCGCGTGCCCGCGGCGGTGGAGGCGGTGGTCTCGCGCTGTCTGGCCAAGAAGCCCGAGGAGCGTTGGCCCGAGGTGACGAGCTTCCTCACGGCACTGCGCGCGGCGCTCACCTCGTCCTCCGAGTCCAACACGTGGGCCTCCGCGCTGTACCTGGACCTGCGCTTCGCGGCCTCGGACGTGGACCCGACGGACGAGGCGCTCGATGCGAGGGACGCCGCGCTCGACGCGGGCCGCGAGCTGCTGGAGTCCGAGGGGTGGACCCTGGCGCTGGAGGGAGGCAATGCCCTGCTCGCCTGGCGCGCGTTGTCCGAGGAGGCGTCCGCGCGGGCGAGCGAGCAACGGGGTTATCGGGAGCTCGCCGAACGGCTCCTCGCGCGTGTCCTGGCGCTCGCGGGAGCGGAGCTGGAGACGCGCGTCTATCTGCACGCCGAGCCCGGGACGCTCTCGACGGATGCACGCGGTGCGCGGCAGCTCGCGGGAAGCCCCATGGCCCGGCTCGAGGGCTGGACCACGGGTGGCGCGCCCGGCCAGGTGACCGAGCACGCGGCTCGCTAG
- a CDS encoding serine/threonine-protein kinase, giving the protein MRCPACHRRVVERCPLHPTAELPPRAPPAPPADVPGYQRGVSVGRGGFGRVLAARRESDGRPVALKVLEPLAVERLARELEALRRIGPPVTPELLGEARTLAGEPVVVMELIAGQTLAQRLAELPRSGAMTWDEARPVMVALARALARVHAASVVHRDLKPENIMLSGERLILVDFGLARLGTERDEAPAPTVTRTGQRLGTPEYMAPEQCLDARTIDARADLYGLGVVYFELLCGRPPFVGDTASVLQAHVARRPPVLSKLAPWAVPVEVEALVSRLLSKAPEERGPGAADVADALEAVARTGSSVSPQVSAKQGADEVVMGASSPVRASPGARAVATTSARSPPLPETSTQQARDIALLGLKTPLDVLTLRGLLTSTGAELARMEPGLAVFAFPHVPQVESGLRTALKVAESLASQLPPGSMRVVHQARLRVRERGGRWVLGGAALEHVGKWWPEPAAPSNTLLLTPEAREGLGALEPGATPTTADLSPLPIASLKGRDAELGWLRASIAKVREQHSPMLLTLLGDEGLGKTRLLTELHGELLTDGALSTLLVGAQRDEGSATESGLGHLIAAILGLPPTTPSDEGVRRLIEPTHATLDLATAHPAARRQHLARALASHLRRRAEERPLVLLVDDAETLDPTALDALELATLSGLTSPLCIVLTGRRRLLELRPYLGERAADSDRRTLAPLDDDSASEVLRQLLRPVDVPAEGMLRELVERCGGSPLRLVETVRALRAAGAIRTRAGGGGYLAAEALDALAVESPDERVAERGLLALPSGLRALLQVAAVLGEDVRWEELSATLARLDGGEALDLSMDPGVGLERLARLGMLEPRGPRRWRFEHTLLREAFAARLPGALRRRICSAALESLPDAPLPRRARWAEGAGETLLALDLHHALAESGRRAHRLLDAERHFSAALECAPREHDVRRMELLSGRGRVRYRLQRIDDALDDLREARRIAVSRGAMLREADLLLEEATALDWRDDTDESTALQEQALQLLGEPVPSELAARHALAKARVFVRREDITGAIAPLEEAVTLARSTRDEETEAIALAMLGAMLGWTGQLEDAARRFDEAIALCESTGDTLHLGVALNNRLVLHVQRRDVAGARTDLERAVSLGRELGNVQIERTSAFNLAVLLGYQGRAEEALPLARRAGVLSQRCFPHSMAQDALLVARLCCELGDLSEATRQLAWLDEQSSRVRLTSADQLMGEVVRRVVAESSASVPYSREYWEAQVEASRTRMPPDERMEVLVWAARAARAAGDDEALSARVAEVEQTVHEAPLWTSRVRGLESAVKGQWSDGAPSDTRAKTGP; this is encoded by the coding sequence ATGCGTTGTCCCGCCTGTCATCGCCGTGTGGTGGAGCGCTGTCCCCTCCATCCCACGGCCGAGCTCCCGCCGAGAGCCCCCCCGGCGCCCCCCGCGGACGTCCCGGGATACCAGCGGGGTGTCTCCGTGGGTCGAGGCGGCTTCGGGCGTGTGCTCGCCGCGCGGCGCGAGTCCGACGGCCGGCCCGTGGCCCTCAAGGTGCTGGAGCCGCTCGCCGTGGAGCGACTGGCGCGGGAGCTGGAGGCGCTGCGACGCATCGGCCCGCCCGTGACGCCGGAGCTGTTGGGAGAGGCCCGCACGCTGGCGGGGGAGCCGGTGGTGGTGATGGAGTTGATCGCCGGCCAGACGCTCGCGCAGCGGTTGGCGGAGCTGCCCCGGTCGGGCGCGATGACCTGGGACGAGGCGAGGCCGGTGATGGTCGCCCTGGCGCGTGCGTTGGCGCGGGTGCATGCCGCGTCGGTGGTGCACCGCGACCTCAAGCCGGAGAACATCATGCTGTCCGGTGAGCGGCTGATCCTGGTGGACTTCGGGTTGGCGCGCCTGGGCACGGAGCGGGACGAAGCACCCGCGCCGACGGTGACGCGGACCGGGCAGCGCCTGGGCACGCCCGAGTACATGGCGCCCGAGCAGTGCCTCGACGCGCGAACCATCGATGCGCGCGCGGACCTCTACGGGCTGGGCGTCGTCTACTTCGAGTTGTTGTGTGGACGCCCACCGTTCGTGGGGGACACCGCGTCCGTGCTCCAGGCGCACGTGGCTCGGAGGCCACCGGTGCTCTCGAAGCTGGCGCCCTGGGCAGTGCCAGTCGAGGTGGAGGCCCTGGTGTCGCGCTTGTTGTCGAAGGCCCCCGAGGAGCGGGGGCCCGGCGCGGCGGACGTGGCGGATGCGCTCGAAGCCGTGGCCCGGACGGGGAGCTCCGTCTCCCCACAGGTCAGCGCGAAGCAAGGAGCGGACGAGGTTGTCATGGGGGCCTCCTCGCCAGTGCGGGCGTCTCCCGGAGCGCGGGCGGTCGCCACCACAAGTGCGCGCTCCCCTCCCCTTCCTGAAACCTCGACACAACAGGCCAGGGACATCGCCCTGCTGGGCCTCAAGACACCGCTCGATGTCCTCACGCTGCGAGGACTCCTCACGAGCACGGGCGCGGAGCTGGCGCGCATGGAGCCAGGGCTCGCTGTCTTCGCGTTTCCGCATGTGCCCCAGGTCGAGTCAGGTCTGCGCACCGCGCTCAAGGTCGCGGAGTCCCTGGCGAGCCAGCTTCCTCCCGGCTCGATGCGCGTCGTGCACCAGGCTCGGCTCCGCGTGCGCGAGCGAGGTGGGCGATGGGTGCTCGGTGGCGCGGCGCTCGAACACGTGGGCAAGTGGTGGCCCGAGCCCGCGGCCCCATCCAACACACTCCTGCTGACGCCCGAAGCGCGTGAAGGACTCGGCGCGCTCGAGCCGGGCGCCACACCCACGACAGCGGACCTCTCCCCTCTCCCCATCGCATCCCTGAAGGGCCGCGACGCGGAGCTGGGCTGGCTGCGTGCGAGCATCGCGAAGGTGCGCGAGCAGCACTCGCCCATGTTGCTGACCCTGCTGGGCGACGAAGGACTCGGCAAGACGCGCCTGTTGACCGAACTCCACGGCGAGCTGCTGACAGACGGTGCCCTGTCCACACTGTTGGTGGGAGCGCAACGGGACGAAGGCAGCGCCACCGAGAGTGGCTTGGGCCACCTCATCGCAGCCATCCTCGGCCTGCCACCGACCACGCCTTCCGACGAAGGGGTGCGCAGACTCATCGAGCCCACGCACGCGACGCTGGACCTCGCGACCGCGCATCCGGCCGCGCGCAGACAGCACCTCGCACGGGCACTCGCGTCGCACCTCCGCCGCCGTGCCGAAGAGCGCCCCCTGGTGTTGCTCGTGGACGACGCGGAGACGCTGGACCCCACCGCGCTGGACGCGCTGGAGCTGGCCACGCTCTCCGGCCTCACCTCGCCTCTGTGCATCGTCCTCACCGGACGCCGACGACTCCTGGAGCTGCGCCCCTATCTCGGCGAGCGCGCGGCGGACAGCGATAGACGCACCCTCGCGCCCCTCGACGACGACTCCGCGAGCGAGGTGCTGCGACAGCTCCTGCGTCCCGTGGACGTGCCCGCGGAGGGCATGCTCCGGGAGCTGGTGGAGCGCTGTGGTGGCTCGCCGCTGCGCCTGGTGGAGACGGTCCGCGCGTTGAGGGCCGCGGGTGCCATCCGGACTCGCGCCGGTGGCGGAGGCTACCTCGCCGCGGAGGCCCTGGATGCCCTGGCCGTGGAGAGCCCGGACGAGCGCGTGGCGGAGCGCGGCCTCCTGGCCCTGCCCTCCGGACTGCGCGCGTTGCTCCAGGTGGCGGCCGTGCTCGGCGAAGACGTGCGCTGGGAGGAGCTGTCAGCCACGCTCGCCCGACTCGACGGGGGCGAGGCGCTGGACCTCTCCATGGACCCGGGCGTCGGACTGGAGCGACTCGCGCGACTCGGGATGCTGGAGCCCCGAGGCCCCCGCCGCTGGCGCTTCGAGCACACCCTGCTCCGCGAGGCCTTCGCCGCGAGGCTGCCTGGAGCGCTCCGTCGCCGCATCTGCTCCGCCGCTCTGGAGTCCCTGCCCGACGCGCCCTTGCCCCGACGCGCCCGCTGGGCCGAGGGCGCGGGAGAGACACTGCTGGCGCTCGACCTCCACCACGCCCTGGCGGAGTCGGGTCGCCGTGCGCACCGGCTGCTGGATGCCGAGCGCCACTTCTCCGCCGCGTTGGAGTGCGCGCCTCGCGAGCACGACGTGCGCCGCATGGAGCTGCTGTCGGGTCGGGGCCGTGTCCGCTATCGACTCCAACGCATCGACGACGCGCTCGACGACCTGCGCGAGGCACGGCGAATCGCCGTCTCACGAGGAGCCATGCTGCGCGAGGCGGACCTGCTCCTGGAGGAAGCCACCGCGCTCGACTGGCGAGACGACACGGACGAATCCACCGCGCTGCAGGAGCAGGCGCTCCAACTGCTCGGAGAGCCCGTCCCCTCCGAGCTGGCCGCGCGCCACGCATTGGCCAAGGCGCGTGTCTTCGTGCGCCGGGAGGACATCACGGGGGCCATCGCGCCTCTCGAAGAGGCCGTGACGCTGGCACGTTCGACGCGCGACGAGGAGACGGAGGCCATCGCACTGGCCATGCTCGGCGCGATGCTGGGCTGGACAGGGCAGCTCGAGGACGCCGCGCGACGCTTCGACGAAGCCATCGCGCTGTGCGAGTCCACCGGAGACACGCTGCACCTGGGTGTCGCGCTCAACAACCGCCTGGTGCTCCACGTCCAGCGTCGCGACGTCGCCGGGGCGCGCACGGACCTGGAGCGCGCGGTGAGCCTGGGACGCGAGCTGGGCAACGTGCAGATTGAGCGCACCTCGGCGTTCAACCTCGCCGTGCTCCTCGGCTACCAGGGGCGCGCGGAAGAAGCCCTGCCGCTGGCGAGACGCGCGGGAGTCCTCAGCCAGCGCTGCTTCCCCCACTCCATGGCGCAGGATGCGTTGCTCGTGGCGCGCCTGTGCTGCGAGCTGGGCGACCTGTCCGAGGCCACGAGGCAGCTCGCGTGGCTCGATGAACAGTCCTCGCGGGTGCGCCTGACGTCGGCGGACCAGCTCATGGGCGAAGTGGTGCGACGCGTGGTCGCCGAGTCCTCGGCCTCGGTGCCCTACTCCCGCGAGTATTGGGAGGCGCAGGTGGAGGCCTCGCGAACGCGGATGCCGCCCGATGAACGGATGGAGGTCCTCGTCTGGGCGGCGCGAGCAGCCCGAGCGGCGGGCGACGACGAGGCGCTGAGCGCCCGGGTGGCCGAGGTGGAGCAGACCGTGCACGAGGCTCCACTCTGGACCTCGCGCGTGCGAGGACTCGAGTCGGCCGTGAAAGGCCAGTGGTCGGATGGCGCTCCTTCGGACACGCGTGCCAAGACAGGACCGTAG
- a CDS encoding helix-turn-helix domain-containing protein — translation MLASMKTSRAERAEVLGAALKAARQAKGFGMEEVAERLEMPVEVLSRVERGVMVPTISTLVRLCIILRLDPDNLPEELPEMSD, via the coding sequence ATGCTCGCGTCCATGAAGACGAGTCGCGCGGAAAGGGCCGAGGTGCTCGGGGCGGCACTGAAGGCCGCCCGCCAGGCCAAGGGGTTCGGCATGGAAGAAGTCGCCGAGCGCCTGGAGATGCCCGTGGAGGTGCTTTCCCGAGTGGAACGCGGGGTGATGGTGCCCACCATCTCCACCCTGGTACGGCTGTGCATCATCCTCCGGTTGGACCCGGACAATCTGCCGGAGGAGCTGCCGGAGATGAGTGACTGA